Proteins co-encoded in one Dysgonomonadaceae bacterium zrk40 genomic window:
- a CDS encoding murein L,D-transpeptidase, which yields MQHIKKGFRPSLISVLLAGVIASGCVTKTLELDDRGNIPIPQKTMAQMREMGMEPADPVLVRIFKQESELEVWKRDSSGKYALMKTYPMCRWSGVLGPKKVEGDRQAPEGFYTVGSGGLNPRSQYYLSFDLGYPNRLERAKGYTGSALMVHGACSSSGCFAISDEHVAEVYALVRDALRGGQQAVQVQSYPFRMTPENLAAHRENPNFDFWMDLKTGYDRFEVLRQPPRFQFCEGRYRFGEPVNGNMPADPLGQCPAFEPEIQQVVERSVGDLEKMKDLLSDGQNVGLAYSDGGMNPIFRKILAKKGPQYLSEITSSTSVPVSRPTAALADPFGAGSKAR from the coding sequence ATGCAACACATCAAAAAAGGGTTTCGACCCAGTTTGATCAGCGTCCTTTTGGCGGGCGTGATCGCGTCCGGATGTGTGACGAAGACGTTGGAGCTTGATGACCGAGGCAACATTCCGATCCCCCAAAAGACAATGGCGCAAATGCGGGAGATGGGCATGGAGCCCGCTGATCCGGTGCTGGTTCGCATCTTCAAACAGGAGAGCGAACTGGAGGTTTGGAAGCGAGATTCATCAGGCAAGTATGCACTGATGAAAACTTATCCGATGTGCCGGTGGTCGGGCGTTTTGGGTCCGAAAAAAGTCGAGGGCGACCGCCAGGCGCCTGAAGGTTTCTACACAGTCGGTTCCGGCGGGCTGAACCCGAGGTCCCAATACTACCTTTCCTTCGATCTCGGCTACCCGAATCGGCTGGAGCGCGCAAAGGGCTATACCGGATCGGCCCTAATGGTTCATGGAGCATGTTCTTCCTCGGGTTGTTTTGCTATTTCCGACGAGCATGTCGCGGAAGTCTACGCCCTTGTCCGGGATGCCTTGCGTGGCGGGCAACAGGCTGTCCAGGTCCAGTCTTATCCGTTTCGGATGACGCCAGAAAACCTTGCCGCGCACCGCGAAAATCCCAATTTTGACTTCTGGATGGACCTAAAGACAGGTTATGATCGCTTTGAAGTGTTGCGCCAGCCTCCCCGCTTTCAATTCTGCGAGGGACGCTACAGGTTTGGCGAACCCGTCAACGGCAATATGCCCGCCGATCCGCTTGGACAATGTCCGGCCTTTGAACCGGAGATCCAGCAAGTGGTCGAGAGGTCGGTGGGGGATCTTGAGAAAATGAAAGACCTGCTCAGCGATGGCCAGAATGTCGGCCTTGCTTATTCGGATGGGGGAATGAATCCGATCTTCCGAAAAATACTGGCCAAGAAGGGCCCGCAATATTTGTCGGAAATCACTTCATCGACTTCTGTACCCGTTAGTCGGCCGACAGCAGCGCTTGCCGATCCCTTCGGCGCCGGATCGAAGGCCCGCTAA
- a CDS encoding L,D-transpeptidase, which yields MYGPMPDERFPLPAINIDKVPSKFWRRQVNFTSPYPVGTVIVNTKTYFLHLIQENGKAMRYGVGLGRQGFEWSGEGVIQWKQAWPKWTPPEEMIARQPELAKWSASNGGMPPGLNNPLGARALYIFQNGVDTLYRIHGSPEYWTIGKSVSSGCVRMINQDVVDLYGRVTNGARLIVI from the coding sequence ATGTATGGACCGATGCCAGACGAACGGTTCCCCCTCCCCGCTATCAACATAGACAAGGTGCCATCAAAATTCTGGAGGCGTCAGGTGAATTTCACCAGCCCGTATCCGGTTGGCACAGTGATCGTCAACACAAAGACATATTTCCTTCATCTGATCCAGGAAAATGGAAAAGCCATGCGTTATGGCGTTGGCCTTGGCCGGCAGGGTTTCGAGTGGTCGGGTGAAGGCGTGATCCAATGGAAGCAGGCATGGCCGAAATGGACCCCGCCCGAAGAAATGATCGCGCGACAACCTGAGTTGGCAAAATGGAGCGCGAGCAATGGCGGCATGCCGCCCGGGCTAAACAATCCTCTCGGCGCGCGAGCCCTCTACATCTTCCAGAATGGCGTGGACACGCTCTATCGCATCCATGGATCGCCGGAATACTGGACAATAGGTAAATCGGTGTCGAGCGGGTGTGTGCGCATGATCAATCAGGATGTTGTCGATCTCTATGGCCGAGTCACCAACGGAGCCCGGCTGATAGTGATCTGA
- a CDS encoding L,D-transpeptidase, producing the protein MISRRGLLFGIGAGLATSCGLPAYAHDDKFKLDEKFEPQSTSFSGYEPGTIIIDPKNHFLYLQLETDMARRYGVGVGRSGLAFRGQAEVGRKAKWPSWTPTANMIRRNPKKYGRFAKGVPGGPKNPLGSRALYLYRDGRDTLYRIHGTTEPSSIGRSVSNGCIRMINEHVEDLFERVPVGARVVVL; encoded by the coding sequence ATGATTTCGAGAAGAGGACTGCTGTTTGGCATTGGCGCTGGCCTTGCCACCTCCTGTGGGCTTCCCGCCTACGCCCATGACGACAAGTTCAAACTGGACGAGAAATTCGAGCCACAAAGTACCAGCTTTAGCGGTTACGAGCCCGGTACGATAATTATCGACCCGAAAAACCACTTCCTATATTTGCAACTCGAGACAGACATGGCGCGCCGTTACGGGGTGGGCGTTGGGCGGTCCGGCCTGGCTTTCCGCGGACAAGCGGAGGTGGGACGAAAAGCCAAGTGGCCATCGTGGACTCCTACAGCAAACATGATCAGACGCAATCCGAAGAAGTACGGACGTTTCGCCAAGGGTGTGCCCGGTGGCCCGAAGAACCCGCTGGGCTCGCGAGCCCTTTACTTATATCGGGATGGGCGCGATACGCTTTACCGGATCCACGGCACGACAGAGCCATCGTCGATCGGGCGTTCAGTTTCGAATGGCTGCATCCGCATGATCAACGAACATGTCGAAGATCTCTTTGAGCGGGTGCCGGTCGGCGCCCGGGTTGTGGTGCTGTAG